Proteins encoded in a region of the Rhodococcus sp. SBT000017 genome:
- a CDS encoding Dyp-type peroxidase, protein MADNENRSPRSLSRRRLLGGGVAALGVAGVGAATGYGIIGNRAEETATGSETVPWRGLHQAGIDTVPPQAHSTFVGLNLQDRVGRDQLIGILKVWTEDIGRLTAGAPALADTEAELALRPARLTVTVGLGPGVFDAIGLPDRRPSWLAPLPAFGIDRLEPEFTGGDLLLQVCSDDPVTVAHALRVLTKNVRSLVTIAWTQRGFRRSRGTEESGTTMRNLMGQVDGTVNPAAGTTDFDTLVWDDGSDQPWMQHGTSMVLRRIRIEMDTWDELDRPGRELTVGRTLDTGAPLTGTAEFDVADFEVTDRFGIPVIPPSSHIARARHLHDGERIFRRAYNYDDPPAPGSVSNSGLLFASYQRDVLTQFLPIQQRLDEFDALNEWTTPIGSAVFAILPGVVGDGYLGQSLLG, encoded by the coding sequence GTGGCTGACAACGAAAACCGGTCCCCACGCTCGCTGAGCCGGCGACGCCTCCTCGGTGGAGGCGTCGCCGCGCTCGGCGTCGCGGGCGTGGGAGCGGCGACCGGTTACGGAATCATCGGCAACCGGGCCGAGGAGACGGCCACCGGGAGTGAGACGGTGCCGTGGCGGGGCCTGCATCAAGCGGGAATCGATACCGTTCCGCCACAGGCACACTCGACGTTCGTCGGGTTGAATCTGCAGGATCGTGTCGGGCGCGACCAGCTGATCGGAATCCTGAAGGTCTGGACCGAGGACATCGGACGGCTCACTGCCGGTGCGCCCGCGCTGGCCGATACCGAGGCCGAACTGGCGCTTCGGCCCGCACGCCTGACGGTGACCGTCGGACTCGGCCCCGGTGTGTTCGACGCGATCGGTCTGCCGGATCGGCGGCCGTCGTGGCTGGCACCCCTTCCTGCCTTCGGAATCGACCGTCTGGAACCGGAATTCACCGGTGGAGATCTGCTGCTGCAGGTGTGCTCGGACGATCCTGTCACCGTCGCACACGCCCTGCGGGTACTCACCAAGAACGTTCGCTCGTTGGTGACGATCGCCTGGACACAGCGCGGATTCCGGCGCTCGCGGGGTACCGAGGAATCGGGCACCACGATGCGCAATCTGATGGGGCAGGTGGACGGCACAGTCAATCCTGCGGCCGGAACTACGGACTTCGACACGTTGGTCTGGGACGACGGTAGCGATCAGCCCTGGATGCAGCACGGAACGTCGATGGTGTTGCGGCGCATCCGAATCGAGATGGACACCTGGGACGAACTGGACCGACCGGGCCGGGAACTGACGGTGGGGCGAACCCTCGACACCGGAGCCCCGTTGACCGGAACCGCAGAGTTCGACGTGGCCGATTTCGAGGTGACCGATCGATTCGGCATTCCGGTCATCCCACCGTCCTCGCACATCGCGCGGGCACGGCACCTTCACGACGGCGAGCGAATCTTCCGGCGGGCGTACAACTACGACGATCCGCCTGCTCCCGGTTCGGTGTCGAACTCCGGGCTGCTGTTCGCGAGCTATCAGCGCGATGTGCTCACCCAGTTCCTACCGATTCAGCAGCGCCTCGACGAATTCGATGCCCTGAACGAATGGACGACGCCGATCGGGTCAGCGGTGTTCGCGATACTGCCGGGAGTGGTCGGCGACGGCTATCTGGGGCAGAGCCTGCTCGGGTAA
- a CDS encoding copper chaperone PCu(A)C, with product MNLTRRTSTLLAALSVTGLILTGCSGKEPAAAAKESDSVVVREQWVKAADAGMTAAFAELQNTGDADVHVVGASSPASSRMELHEMATGADGAMVMRPKEGGFVIPAGGTHVLAAGGDHLMLMDVTSPLTPGADAEFTLEFEDASSTTFTAQVRDFPGAQENYEPGAMNMDMDGSATPAPAHGG from the coding sequence ATGAATCTCACCCGACGTACCTCGACGCTGTTGGCCGCACTGTCGGTCACCGGTCTGATCCTCACCGGATGCTCCGGCAAGGAGCCGGCCGCCGCGGCGAAGGAGTCCGATTCCGTCGTCGTCCGCGAGCAATGGGTCAAAGCGGCCGACGCCGGTATGACGGCGGCGTTCGCCGAACTGCAGAACACCGGCGACGCCGATGTGCACGTGGTCGGTGCGTCGTCGCCGGCGTCGAGCCGAATGGAATTGCACGAGATGGCAACCGGAGCCGACGGAGCGATGGTGATGCGGCCGAAGGAGGGCGGCTTCGTCATTCCGGCGGGCGGCACACACGTGCTCGCCGCGGGCGGTGACCACCTGATGTTGATGGACGTCACCTCGCCGCTGACCCCCGGAGCCGACGCGGAGTTCACCCTCGAGTTCGAGGATGCGTCGAGCACGACATTCACCGCGCAGGTACGGGACTTCCCCGGTGCCCAGGAGAATTACGAGCCCGGTGCCATGAACATGGACATGGACGGGTCGGCGACCCCTGCGCCGGCACACGGTGGCTGA
- a CDS encoding PepSY domain-containing protein produces MSTPEMERVADPSPPTRPTSPRSWRPLILRLHFYAGILVAPFILIATISGGLYAVAPTIEQLVYRDYLHVDATGPAVPVAQQIRAAQAERPDLTVAAVRPAAEAGDTTRVMFTDPSLGESERLAVFVDPATATNVGELAVYGSSSALPLRTWISELHRHLHLGEPGRLYSELAASWLWVIALGGLYLWFERYRRNRDKARLLTFDRKSKGRNRSLNWHGVAGIWIAVGLIFLSATGLAWSTYAGENVTDLRTALSWTTPAITKTIGTSEATTTGDHSGHGGHSMDMSADASMTDDNVGRIDSVLDIAKANGIDGAVEASIPASDDAAFVVAETRQPWVMSNNSISVDGAAGTVIDTLYFSDWPLAAKLSAWGIQLHMGTLFGIANQLALLALAVALASVIVRGYMMWWKRRPTRATGLTAGRPPLRGGIRRISPMAVVALSVVAIAVGWFVPLLGLSLVAFLAVDVVLGSIRRARTRTANSAASQHESELV; encoded by the coding sequence GTGTCCACACCGGAAATGGAACGCGTCGCCGATCCTTCCCCGCCCACCCGTCCGACAAGCCCCCGCAGCTGGCGTCCCCTGATCCTGCGCCTGCACTTCTATGCCGGCATTCTCGTTGCACCGTTCATCCTGATCGCCACCATCAGCGGCGGGCTCTATGCCGTCGCACCGACCATCGAGCAACTCGTCTACCGCGACTACCTCCACGTGGATGCAACCGGCCCGGCCGTCCCCGTCGCACAACAGATTCGGGCTGCGCAGGCCGAACGACCCGATCTCACCGTCGCCGCCGTCCGCCCCGCAGCCGAGGCCGGCGACACCACCCGAGTGATGTTCACCGATCCGAGCCTCGGCGAATCCGAGCGGCTGGCCGTCTTCGTCGACCCCGCCACCGCGACGAACGTGGGTGAGCTGGCGGTCTACGGATCGTCGAGCGCCCTACCGTTGCGTACCTGGATATCCGAGCTACACCGGCACCTGCATCTGGGGGAGCCCGGACGCCTCTACAGTGAACTCGCCGCCTCGTGGCTGTGGGTGATCGCGCTCGGCGGCCTCTACCTGTGGTTCGAGCGCTATCGACGCAACCGCGACAAGGCAAGACTGCTCACCTTCGATCGAAAGTCGAAGGGGCGCAATCGGTCTTTGAACTGGCACGGAGTGGCGGGAATCTGGATCGCTGTTGGTCTGATCTTCCTGTCCGCCACCGGTCTCGCGTGGTCCACTTACGCGGGCGAGAACGTCACCGACCTACGCACGGCGCTGAGCTGGACCACCCCAGCCATCACCAAGACCATCGGTACCTCCGAGGCGACGACGACAGGTGACCACTCCGGTCACGGCGGTCATTCGATGGACATGTCGGCCGACGCGTCGATGACCGACGACAACGTCGGACGCATCGATTCGGTCCTCGACATCGCGAAGGCCAACGGTATCGACGGAGCGGTGGAGGCGTCGATACCCGCGTCGGACGACGCAGCGTTCGTCGTCGCCGAAACCCGTCAGCCCTGGGTGATGTCGAACAACTCCATCTCGGTCGACGGTGCCGCAGGCACGGTGATCGACACCCTGTACTTCTCCGACTGGCCCCTTGCCGCGAAGCTCTCGGCCTGGGGTATCCAACTGCACATGGGGACGCTGTTCGGTATAGCCAATCAGCTTGCCCTGCTCGCTCTTGCGGTCGCTCTGGCATCGGTCATCGTCCGCGGCTACATGATGTGGTGGAAACGCCGTCCCACCAGGGCAACCGGACTCACCGCGGGGCGGCCTCCGCTGCGCGGCGGCATTCGGCGAATCTCACCGATGGCCGTCGTCGCGCTGTCGGTCGTCGCGATCGCTGTCGGCTGGTTCGTTCCACTCCTCGGGCTGAGCCTGGTGGCGTTCCTCGCCGTCGACGTGGTCCTCGGGTCGATCCGCCGAGCACGGACCAGAACCGCCAATTCCGCTGCTTCCCAACACGAAAGCGAACTCGTATGA